GAACTGATGCGCAAGCTGGTAGCCACTGGCACTCTAGGGGCCAAATCGGGTCAGGGCTTTTACAAAAAAGTAGACGGCGAAATTCGCTCGCTAAATCCCAAAACCTTTGGCTATGAATCACCGCGCCCGGTAAACCTAGGAAATTTAGACGGGCTGAAAAAACACGATTTAGCTGAACGGCTGCGTCATCTATATAGAGATCGCAGCCGAGCCGGAGATTTCTTCCGCCAGACCATACTTGAAACCTTGGCCTACAGCGCCAACCGCATTCCCGAAATCGCGGACAGCCCCGCCGACATCGATCGCGCCATGACCTGGGGCTTTGGCTGGGAAATTGGCCCCTTCGCCATCTGGGATGCCTTAGGTTTTGACCGGGTTATTCAGGATATGACCCAGGCTGGGCTGACTCTGCCCCCTTGGCTAAAGCCCATGCAGGCGACTGGTGCCACGGGCTTCTATAGCTCCGACCCCGCCATCACCGCGCCCACCGTCTACGTGCCCGGCGAAAGCTATGTTGCTCTTGAAATCCCTAGCCACGAACTTCATCTAGCCGATTTAAAGGCTAAGCCACCGCTCTGGCACAACAGCGAGGCCGCCCTGCTCGATGCCGGAGACGGAGTTACGCTGTTTGAGTTTCGCTCTAAGGCCAACACTCTCAGCACCAAAGTAGTTGAAGGCCTCGGTGCTGCCCTCGACTGGCTGGCCGCCCACGACAACTACCATGGCATGGTGATTGGCAACGAAGGCCCGAACTTCTGCGTCGGCATCAACCTGGCTGAGGTGGGCAAAATCGCCCAGTGGGAAAACCTCAACCCCCTCAACCGCAACCATCGCACCATCGCCAAGCTGCTCAATGACGTCCAGACCCTAGTGCAGCGCATCTACTACTTCCCCAAACCCGTAGTTGCTGCTATTCAGGGGCGGGCGCTCGGGGGCGGCTGCGAACTCGCCATGGCCTGCCCCCACGTGGTTGCCGATGCCGAAACCTACATTGGCCTGGTGGAACTTGGGGTTGGCCTCATCCCCGCCGGGGGCGGCCTCATGCACCTCGCCCGCTGGGCCAGTCAGCGCGCCATCTCCGACGAACCCGCTGACATACTGCCCTGGCTGAAGCAGGTGTTTCGTACCGTCGGCATGGCCCAGGTTTCTAACAGTGCCCACGAAGGTATCGAGCTAGGCTTTTTGCCTGCCACCACGCAGATCGTGATGAATGGCGATCGCCGTCTCTACGCCGCCAAACAAGAAGTGCTCTGCCTGCACCGCATGGGCTATGCGCCACCGCCTCGCCAGCCCATCCCCGTCCTTGGCCAACCCGCCCGCGCCATGCTCGAACACATGGCCTACGTCATGCACGCCGGTAGCTACATCAGCGACTACGATCGCAGCCTCGCCAACCGCCTCGCCTACGTCCTCACCGGCGGCGACCTCACCGTTCCCGCCTCTGTAGATGAGTCCTATCTCTTCAACTTAGAACGCGACAACTTCCTCCCCCTCATCGACGAACCCAAGACCAAAGAACGTCTGCTGCACATGCTGAAGACGAAGAAACCGCTGAGGAACTAGGGAGTGATGGAGTAACGGGGTGATGGAGTGTTCGTGTAATCACTCCCCCACCCTCCTACCCATCCACCCTCCTACCCATCCATCCCCACTCCCCTCCACCGGAGCCTCCTGCTATGAACACCACCGCCTACATCGTCAGCACCGTCCGTACCGCCGTCGGCAAAGCGCCCCGCGGTACCCTCCGCCACACCAGCCCCGATGACATGGGAGCCGCAGCCGTTCGGGGTGCACTAGAGCACATTCCCGCCCTTGTCTCTGACCACATCGACGATGTGATTATGGGCTGCGCCATGCCCGAAGCCGAGCAAGGGTATAACCTGGGCCGGCTAATTGCCTTGCGAGCGGGTTTGCCCGACTCAGTCTCTGGTTGCACCGTCAACCGACTGTGCGCCTCGGGGCTGCAATCTATTGCCATGGCCACCCAGGCCATTGCCTGGGGCCAGTCCGACGTGATCGTAGCGGGCGGGGTTGAGTCCATGAGCATCATCCCCATGGGCGGGCACCAGTTCTCCCCCAGCACCGAGCTGTTTGCCGAGATGCCCGATGCCTACATTCCCATGGGCCTCACCGCTGAGAAAGTCGCCGATCGCTTCCAGGTTTCTCGCGCTGACCAAGACGCCTTTGCCCTGCGATCGCACCAAAAAGCCCTCGCCGCCCA
This genomic interval from Nodosilinea sp. FACHB-141 contains the following:
- a CDS encoding 3-hydroxyacyl-CoA dehydrogenase/enoyl-CoA hydratase family protein, producing the protein MQTPFRTAAVLGAGVMGTQIAAHLANAGLTVHLLELPSQKGSKNDLVEGAFKKACKQSPPIFYSQQAVKRVILGNYEEHFDRLSTVDWVIEAVVENLAVKQDLFARVERTVGPDAVISTNTSGLLIRQVAEGRSKSFRKRFLGTHFFNPPRYLKLLELIPTADTDPAVVERVAAFGRDRLGKGIVVAKDTPNFIANRIGVFVSMLGLRSFIRGDYTIEEIDTLTGTLVGRPKSATFRTADLVGLDTLLYVADNLYPAIPHDERRELFQPPELMRKLVATGTLGAKSGQGFYKKVDGEIRSLNPKTFGYESPRPVNLGNLDGLKKHDLAERLRHLYRDRSRAGDFFRQTILETLAYSANRIPEIADSPADIDRAMTWGFGWEIGPFAIWDALGFDRVIQDMTQAGLTLPPWLKPMQATGATGFYSSDPAITAPTVYVPGESYVALEIPSHELHLADLKAKPPLWHNSEAALLDAGDGVTLFEFRSKANTLSTKVVEGLGAALDWLAAHDNYHGMVIGNEGPNFCVGINLAEVGKIAQWENLNPLNRNHRTIAKLLNDVQTLVQRIYYFPKPVVAAIQGRALGGGCELAMACPHVVADAETYIGLVELGVGLIPAGGGLMHLARWASQRAISDEPADILPWLKQVFRTVGMAQVSNSAHEGIELGFLPATTQIVMNGDRRLYAAKQEVLCLHRMGYAPPPRQPIPVLGQPARAMLEHMAYVMHAGSYISDYDRSLANRLAYVLTGGDLTVPASVDESYLFNLERDNFLPLIDEPKTKERLLHMLKTKKPLRN